A single region of the Bacteroides luhongzhouii genome encodes:
- a CDS encoding DUF2500 family protein, with protein MKSIFIKVLRVLMLLVFIFSCGVGYVVYEDTLVDWWIPVGVAFVIAILTIPLYKRWTWLTTMDGKVINSFCHLACVGAISYVLFLGGNYWFADSASTHEEKVMVQKKYVETYKKTRKVGRHRYVSGGVRKEYYLQVSFENGNVATLHVSLSTYNKTKTGQPKILTLQNGLFGLPVITKGL; from the coding sequence ATGAAATCTATTTTTATTAAGGTACTTCGTGTACTGATGCTTTTGGTGTTTATCTTTTCGTGCGGCGTCGGTTACGTTGTTTATGAAGATACATTAGTTGATTGGTGGATACCCGTCGGAGTGGCTTTTGTAATAGCAATTCTAACAATTCCCCTTTATAAAAGGTGGACTTGGCTGACGACAATGGATGGCAAAGTTATTAATAGTTTTTGCCATCTGGCTTGTGTCGGTGCTATCAGTTATGTACTGTTTCTTGGCGGGAATTATTGGTTTGCCGATTCTGCTTCCACGCATGAAGAGAAAGTCATGGTACAGAAAAAATATGTGGAAACGTATAAGAAAACTCGTAAAGTCGGCAGACATCGTTATGTGTCGGGTGGGGTCCGTAAAGAATATTATTTGCAGGTATCTTTTGAAAATGGGAATGTAGCAACATTGCATGTATCTCTTTCTACTTATAATAAGACTAAGACAGGTCAGCCGAAGATTCTGACTTTGCAAAACGGCTTATTCGGGTTGCCTGTGATTACCAAAGGACTTTAA